A portion of the Gorilla gorilla gorilla isolate KB3781 chromosome X, NHGRI_mGorGor1-v2.1_pri, whole genome shotgun sequence genome contains these proteins:
- the PAGE5 gene encoding LOW QUALITY PROTEIN: P antigen family member 5 (The sequence of the model RefSeq protein was modified relative to this genomic sequence to represent the inferred CDS: inserted 2 bases in 1 codon) → MSEHVTRSQSSERGNEQESSQPVGPVIVQEPTEEKRQEEEPPTDNXGIAPSGEIKNEGAPAVQGPDVEAFQQELALLKIEDAPGDGPDVREGTLPTFDPTKVLEAGEGQL, encoded by the exons ATGAGTGAGCATGTAACAAGATCCCAATCCTCAGAAAGAGGAAATGAGCAAGAGTCTTCCCAGCCAGTTGGACCTGTGATT GTCCAGGAGCCCACTGAGGAAAAACGTCAAGAAGAGGAACCACCAACTGATAA CGGTATTGCACCTAGTGGGGAGATCAAAAATGAAGGAGCACCTGCTGTTCAAG GGCCTGATGTGGAAGCTTTTCAACAGGAACTGGCTCTGCTTAAGATAGAGGATGCACCTGGAGATGGTCCTGATGTCAGGGAGGGGACTCTGCCCACTTTTGATCCCACTAAAGTGCTGGAAGCAG gtGAAGGGCAACTATAG